The Desulfosalsimonas propionicica DNA window TAATCACAGACAGACATCGTCGTCAATGTGATTTCATTGATACACCGGGGCGTAAAATTGATTGCTGTTGCCAGCTTGTACTGACTGATTCCCATGCGGTTCACGTAATTCTCAAGCAGGATTTCACCAGGATGTACAGAAGGCATTTGACAAAATTCAACGCTGCCCGTATGTCTTTAAAAAATCGATCTGACAGCAAATACAAAAGATCGCCGGCGAGCAGAAAGACAAATGAAAGTGGCTATAAAGGAGGAAACGTTATGCCGATTGTAAAAATTGACATGATAGAAGGCCGCACTGATGAACAAAAAAAGAACATGGTCAGGGAAGTCACCGAGGCCATAGCAAAAACAGCCGATGCCAAACCTGAAACCATTACCATCATTATCAATGATCTCCCAAAGATCAATATCGCCAAGGCGGGCAAGTCCATGGCCGAAACAGCGTAGGAATCCGTCTTTTGAACTGAAAAACCCCGGCGTCAAGGTTCAAAAGTGAAGATGCCC harbors:
- a CDS encoding 2-hydroxymuconate tautomerase, encoding MPIVKIDMIEGRTDEQKKNMVREVTEAIAKTADAKPETITIIINDLPKINIAKAGKSMAETA